A stretch of the Nicotiana tabacum cultivar K326 chromosome 6, ASM71507v2, whole genome shotgun sequence genome encodes the following:
- the LOC142182291 gene encoding uncharacterized protein LOC142182291, with translation MAYIISEAHAGFIPGRKIADNIILAHELIKSDGRKHISPRCMIKVYLQKAYDLLEWIYLEQVMEGLKFPKKFIGESVAPFNAAKGLRQGDLISHFLFAIAME, from the exons ATGGCCTACATCATCTCAGAGGCTCATGCAGGGTTTATTCCAGGAAGGAAGATAGCAGACAACATCATTCTGGCACATGAACTTATCAAATCTGATGGTAGGAAGCATATCTCCCCTAGATGTATGATAAAGGTATATCTACAAAAAGCTTATGACTTATTGGAGTGGATCTACCTAGAGCAAGTTATGGAAGGACTGAAGTTCCCAAAGAAGTTCATTGG AGAATCAGTTGCACCATTTAATGCAGCCAAAGGCCTGAGACAAGGAGATCTTATATCTCATTTTCTCTTTGCCATTGCCATGGAGTAG